The Triticum urartu cultivar G1812 chromosome 5, Tu2.1, whole genome shotgun sequence genome contains the following window.
GTAGCAGTCATGAACCATTGTCTCTGGGTCAATCCTCTCCTCCCTGCAACATGCTATACAATGACCACATGGTACTCCTGACAACTGCCATCTTCTGCAATCACATGTGTGCAAAGCAAGATCCACTGTGTAACAATTGTTACCAGACTGTACTTTGAACAATTGTTGTCCAGCTTCAGATACATGGCAGTTTGCAGCAAACTCTGTATTCTTATCCAATTTCTTCTGAATCTTTGGGCATATTCTCTAGCCTACCCACTTTTCTATAGCTTCCATTTGTTTACTCACTAGCCTGTGCATGATCTTGTGGAAGATATATTCAAGCATACTAAGCACTGCCATCTCTCTGCCATCAAGAATGTAGCTGTTAAACACTTCAGAGTTGTTGTTAAGCAGGATGTCACATTTGGGAAAATCCCTGAAGAATGCCTTGCACCATGTGTTTGGCTCAAGCCTCTCAGTCCAGTGGAAGGCAGCTTGGCAGTGATCATCCATTTTCTAACAATTCTCTCTCCATTTTACCTTGTTTGGTGATCTTGCAATAGCCCACAGATCTTGCTTTAGTACCTCTCCTTTGTGCTTCTCATTAAAATTTTGGTAAATATGCCTCACACAAAACTTGTGTTCTGCATCTGGCCAAACCTTGTGCACAGCATTTATTAACCCTTTCTGCTTGTCACTCATAACTGTGAAAGGAGCTTTGTTTGTAATATTTAGATCATCTTTTAGAGTGGTCAAAAACCACTCCCATGAACTTTTGCATTCTACTTCCACCCAGCCCATTGCAATGGGAAATATGTAGTCATTAGGATCAATTCCAACAGCACTAAGGAGCACTCCTTTAAACCTTGTTTTCATATGACAACCATCAATAAAGAGAATAGGCCTGCAGCCCTTTATCCATCCTCTCTTACAAGCATCATATGACCAATATAATGTTTTCAAACATTTTCTGCCCATTGGAAATTTTGTATCTTTGACAAGTGTAGTTGTTAGCAGAAATGTAGACCCAGGGTTTTTGCTCCTTAGCTCATGCCCATAATCCCATAGCCTGCTGAACTGCTCTTCCTCATCACCATGTATCTCCTTAAGTGCTTGCTTCCTAGCCCTAGCAAGCTTCCATCTATTAGGAGTAACATTGAATTCCTTTGTTATTTTCCTTGAAAATGTTCCAATGGACATCTTCTGGTCATCTCTGAACTCATCAATGAAAAAGTTGCATAGGAATTCTGCTGTCATATCCTTTAACTTCCACTTCTTCTGGCACTTATGCAATCCATTATATGCCTTGATGACAAAACCTCCAGTCCTGTTGTCATTTCCATCCCTAAGCACCCATGGGCAACCACCACCCTGACAAACTGCCTCCAATCTGATCTTGTCATTCTTAAGCTTCTTGATCTGCACTTTGTTCCTTATTGAATAGGCGTTGAGAGCTTTCCTCAACTCAACCACATCAGCAAATACCATACCTAGTTTAAAAACAGGGGATTTCATGTCCACCTTGGAATTGGAAGCTCTGAATTTGTACTTCAGTTGATCTTGTGCTTGTGTGGAGAGGTTGAGATCTTCATCTTCAAGGACATAGTCAGGCTTAACCTCTACCTCCTCTTGCTCAGCCTCTTCATCAACATCAAAGTCAATCTTTTCTTCATAAAGATCATCATCTCCATCATCTATTTCATAATCACTGTCACTCAAATCTGAATCTGACAGCACATCATTTTCAGGTTGCAAATTTGGATCTGCAGCAGCAACAATCACATTTGTCTCTGTAGCATTAACCTGGTCTGGCTGTGCACAATTAAGGAGGTCTTGCTCTGCACTTATAAACAGGTCAGGCTCTGCACAGTATGTCAGCAAATTTGGGTCAGCAACAGAATTAAGCAAATCTGTCAGAACATCATCTTCTGCTGTCCCATCAACTGCGACCTCTGAAATTGGATCTTCAACATTCACTGAAATAATGCTCTGACCACATGATGCACTGCTTGCACCAACAATTGAGTTGCCCATTCTGACAGGGTTTACAACAGATGGCAGCTTTATTATCAAATCTTCTCTAAATTGCAGATGAAGTCTGCATGGTCAACCATAATTGCAAGAACTTTGTGCTGAGCACTAGCTGTGATAAGATGCTGCAAATCCTCATCACCCTAATTCTCACCAAGCCATCTGAAAGTGTTTTCTCAGGTAAACACCAGTAAATAATGTGCTCATTGGCAGGATATCCCAACCATTTTAGGTGTTCTTCTAAGACTGCATATGAAAATGTGCAAGCATCAACATAGTCAAGGACCTCCAAAGAAGAGTTATAATACTCTGGGGCAGTGATAGATCCACAGAAAAGACCACCATGTTCCAGCTCAAGTGTAAAGAAAGGAGTGTGAACACTCTTTCCCATTGCTGAGTCACACACTGCATACCAAAAAGAGAGATATTCAGTTAAAATTCAGTTAACTAAACATAAACTGCCCAAGTGAGTTAAAAATACAGTTAACTTAACTGAACATGTACTGCATACAAAAAGTAGATACATTCAGTGCAAAATTCAATTAACTTTAAATAAACTGCACAAAGTCAGTTAAAAATTCAGTAATACTTAACTGAACATGTACTGCATGCAAAACAAATTCAGATAAATTACACATTCAGATTTATTATATCTACTTCACCAAAACCATAGCATGGTAACCCAATGTACAGTACAGAACACAACATGTCAATCTCACACAAGAAGTAGAACATAGCTCATAACCCTAGCTTCATGCAAAAACCACACCTTCTTCACCAAACCCATAACGACGAAGAGTAAACCCTAGACTAAATGCATCGCTCATAACCCCAAGCACACTTGATAGGATTGCCACTTGGCTAGATCGAAGCAACTAACAAGCTTGAATCAGCTTCCCCAAGCGCACGGATCCGCCGTACGAGGCCGTACTGTGGCCGGCACAATCAAGAAACAGAACAGAGAGAGAAGATGCAATTCGGAGGAGCTCACCATAGTCTGGAGGAATGACTGCAGGCGGCCGGACCAGATGAGCCGACGGAGGCTGCACATCTTCGCGGAACTGCTCCGGCGAGGCAGCCATTGTTGCTGACGTCAGCAACGGCCGCTCCAGCGCCGACAGAGACAAGGATGGAGAAGAATGAGTTGCGATAGGCCACAGGAGTTCCCCCCTTGATAGATTAAATGCGGTTAATAAATTCAGGTGCTCTGGTGCTGGTAGTGCGGGTTGATTGAGAGCAACTCCAGGGGGTTATTTGCAAAACAGCACGGGTTGACCGGGTGCGCACCCACGAGTCCACATGGCGCTCTCTGATTCGCCAGGACTAGTTTTGCACATCTTGAGCAAGTTCAGGGACTGGGTAAGGTTATTTTTCAAGTTGTAGGACTAAACTATCACATTGAGAGCAAGTTGTAGGACTCCTGATGCTTTTAACTCTTTGAAAAGAAAGGTTCGCCTCCCAAGAAAAACGGAGGACTGCTTGGTATGAGCAGTTTGCTATCTCAAGAAACAATAAACATATCTCGAGTCACGGTCTCAGCCGGACGCGTCCCATCTCTCCCCGATTCCATTCCCATCTCTCTCCGCCAGATCTGGATCGACATTTCTTCTCCGTCTCGTCTCTCTCGCCGGCGATCGGAGCAGGACTACCGACTTTCTGCAGGTGCGAGGAAGCTCTTTTTACCAAATATGGTATGTTTTTCGTCTGTGCACTGGGGACTCACTCCACGCTTGCGATGACGTAGCTCAGTTGTGGCGGAAGCACACTTGCTTCCAAGAAGCAAGAGCAGAGGCCATGGCGGACGCCGGAGAGGCCACCGCGACCGCGCGGTCTTCTTCGCCGCTCCACGTCGTGGTGTTCCCGTGGCTCGCCTTCGGCCACATCATCCCCTACATGGAGCTCTCGGAGCAGCTGGCGCGGCGCGGGCACGCCGTCACCTTCGTCTCCGCGCCGAGGAACCTCGCCCGGCTGAGGCCCGTCCCCGACGACCTCCGCGCCCGCATCCGCCTCCTCCCCCTGCCAATGCCGACCGTCGCCGGCCTCCCGGACGGCGCCGAGTCCACGGCCGACGTCCCGCCCGAGAAGGGCGACCTCCTCAAGGCCGCGTTCGACGGCTTTGCCGCCCCTTTCGCCGGCTTTCTCGCGGGATCCTGCGCCGGCGACGGCGGGGATGGTGAGGGTACGACGGGGTTCGGCAAGAAGCCCGACTGGATCTTCGTTGACTTCGCGCACCACTGGCTCCCGCCCATAGCCGAGCAGCACAAGGTACGTCTCTGCCATGGCGAGTAGGTAGTACGTCCGGTCATGGCATGGCTCCATCTAACGCTCCATGCTGCGTGCAGGTACCGTGCGCGCTCTTCTCCATCTTCCCGGCGGTGTTCATCGCCTTCGCCGGCACCAAGGCGGCGAACGAGGCGCGCCCGAGGGTGACGGCGGAGGACCTGGCGGCCCAGCCGCCGTGGATCCCGTTCCCGACCCCGATCGCCCACCGCCTCTACGAGGCCGAGCAGATGGTCTACGTTTTCCGCC
Protein-coding sequences here:
- the LOC125556518 gene encoding putative UDP-rhamnose:rhamnosyltransferase 1 isoform X1 yields the protein MSSLLSQETINISRVTVSAGRVPSLPDSIPISLRQIWIDISSPSRLSRRRSEQDYRLSAAQLWRKHTCFQEARAEAMADAGEATATARSSSPLHVVVFPWLAFGHIIPYMELSEQLARRGHAVTFVSAPRNLARLRPVPDDLRARIRLLPLPMPTVAGLPDGAESTADVPPEKGDLLKAAFDGFAAPFAGFLAGSCAGDGGDGEGTTGFGKKPDWIFVDFAHHWLPPIAEQHKVPCALFSIFPAVFIAFAGTKAANEARPRVTAEDLAAQPPWIPFPTPIAHRLYEAEQMVYVFRPNASGVCDAFRFWETERQCPLFILRSCREVDGALCPLIADLYGKPLALSGLLAPYDAARAAQESGGEDDDEESASLMRWLDEQPARSVLYVAFGSEAPLTADNVRELAAGLELSGARFLWALREASAPLLPGDGFQERVGGRGVVRAGWVPQVRVLAHGAVGAFLTHAGWSSLMESFLFGHPLVMLPLFADQGLTARVMAARGVGLEVPRDERDGSFGRADLASTVRRVMAREDEEGKALARNAREFQEMLCDRAKQEEYVGELVEHLRRLP